DNA from Drosophila busckii strain San Diego stock center, stock number 13000-0081.31 chromosome 2R, ASM1175060v1, whole genome shotgun sequence:
GTAGACTGATTATGCAGTTGGGCATGTTTGTAGCGcttgctggcagcagctatCGGCATTccacagtttttatttaaacgtaGAACAGGcgcacaataatttaaatgagaaACAAAACGAACTTGATACAAGTTTGCCGTTGTTGGAGCCCGAACTTTTGCTGGACATGCAAATGGTGAAGCAAGAGGACGACAGTGTGGCGGCATCAGTGAAGCGACGACGCGGGCGTCCACGCAAATCTGCTGACAAAGCACCAATTATGGACAGCAAAGAGTTTCGTGCGGTGCTAGAGCAAATCAATCTGAATGAGATCAAATTAGAGTATCCCGAGGCGGATCTTAGCATGGCCGACGTGCTGGACGAGCAAGAGGAGCTCAGTGAAAGCGACAGTGTAACCGATGCACCGGTCAGCCAGCCAGAGCCCAGACCCAAGCCTCAACAAAGAACAACTAGAccaaaaaagtacaaaaagcTGCGTGGCGCTGCCAAGGTCAAGGCAGCCAAACTAAAAGCCGCCAGACTAGCGGCCAAGGCTAAGCGTGAGGCAGAGGGCAGCTTGCACAATATGCAAAAGTCCAAGGAGTTTAATAGTTATATAAAAGACCACTTCAAGATACACTGTCCGACATGCAGTGAGGAATTGTCAGACTTTTCAGTTTTGCTGGTGCATCATAGAGAAAAGCATAATGTTCGTGGCTATGCAGTTTGCTGCAATCGCAAGTTCTGGAAGCGTGGCGTACTCGTGGATCACTTGCGCCGCCATCAGAATCCCGATTTGTTCAAATGTCATATTTGTCAACGCGTTATGGGCCAACGTCGTAGCTTGGAGCTGCATATGCGTATGCATGAGATCAAACAACGTGGCCGTCGTTATCAGTGCGATAAATgcccaaaattattttatagcatcGTGGTCTGCGAGCGTCataaactcacacacatacccaAAGATCAGTGGCATGTGCCATGCACACACTGTACTAAATcgtaagcaaacaattttgaaacatGACTATTCGttcttttgaaattttaactGTTTTATTGCAGTTATCCCAATGAGTATCTAATGCAGCAGCATGTCAAACTGGTGCACTTGcgtaaatttgataaaatcTGCGatgtttgtggcaagcaaataCGCGGTCGGGAAGCCTTGGTGCGCCACATGCAGGAGCACGAAGGCTCACCACAGCAGCTACTCAAGTGTCACCTATGCTCCTCCATGTTAACTACAAAATATGGTCTGGCGCGCCATATAAAAATGATGCATACTGCCGATAATTTGCAGCCTATGCAATGTgaagtttgcttaaaaatatctCCTAGTTTGCAGTCGCATCAGCAtcatatcaagtatacgcataaTACAGCACGCACACATCAGTGTCCGATGTGCGAAAAGGCCTTTAAAAGACCGACTGAACTACGCGTAAGTTTGCTAACATTAAATATGTGTTGAAGCTATTAATAACTGACATTTTAATAGGAACATATGACTACACACACGGGTGAGGTACTGTACACTTGCTTGCACTGTCCGAAAACGTTTAATTCAAATGCTAACATGCATGCACATCGCAAGAAAATGCACTTCA
Protein-coding regions in this window:
- the LOC108596833 gene encoding transcription factor grauzone, which produces MCFLCTECTDDAIGNIQFGSSEAALLNMNQIIEKHFWLQTDYAVGHVCSACWQQLSAFHSFYLNVEQAHNNLNEKQNELDTSLPLLEPELLLDMQMVKQEDDSVAASVKRRRGRPRKSADKAPIMDSKEFRAVLEQINLNEIKLEYPEADLSMADVLDEQEELSESDSVTDAPVSQPEPRPKPQQRTTRPKKYKKLRGAAKVKAAKLKAARLAAKAKREAEGSLHNMQKSKEFNSYIKDHFKIHCPTCSEELSDFSVLLVHHREKHNVRGYAVCCNRKFWKRGVLVDHLRRHQNPDLFKCHICQRVMGQRRSLELHMRMHEIKQRGRRYQCDKCPKLFYSIVVCERHKLTHIPKDQWHVPCTHCTKSYPNEYLMQQHVKLVHLRKFDKICDVCGKQIRGREALVRHMQEHEGSPQQLLKCHLCSSMLTTKYGLARHIKMMHTADNLQPMQCEVCLKISPSLQSHQHHIKYTHNTARTHQCPMCEKAFKRPTELREHMTTHTGEVLYTCLHCPKTFNSNANMHAHRKKMHFKEWQEYRFKHQRNRKVDTIIGVSLRKSTAAPDAETTTTSKSMSTTLVNNSLEC